A single window of Chitinophaga sp. XS-30 DNA harbors:
- a CDS encoding DUF1572 family protein, producing the protein MTVAEIYLDSLKKRLLGYKVLAEKTFAQLNDEQLHWQPAGEPNNIYIIVKHMSGNMLSRFTDFLTSDGEKPWRERDAEFTDDQPTGTKAAMLEIWEKGWDCLMATLNSLQEGDLAKTIYIRTEPHSVMDALNRQLAHYPYHIGQILYLGKIMKQENWESLSIPKGGSQQFNQEKASGK; encoded by the coding sequence ATGACAGTTGCAGAAATTTACCTGGACAGCCTGAAGAAACGCCTGCTTGGATATAAAGTACTGGCGGAGAAGACGTTTGCACAGCTGAATGATGAACAGCTGCACTGGCAACCTGCCGGTGAGCCCAACAATATCTACATCATCGTAAAACACATGAGCGGCAACATGCTTTCCCGCTTTACGGATTTTCTCACCTCCGACGGAGAAAAGCCCTGGCGCGAGAGGGACGCAGAATTCACGGATGACCAGCCCACCGGCACAAAGGCCGCCATGCTGGAAATATGGGAAAAAGGATGGGATTGCCTGATGGCAACATTGAACAGCCTGCAGGAAGGTGACCTGGCAAAGACCATCTACATCCGCACGGAACCGCATAGCGTGATGGACGCCCTGAACCGGCAGCTCGCGCATTATCCCTATCACATCGGCCAGATCCTTTACCTCGGCAAGATCATGAAACAGGAAAACTGGGAAAGCCTTTCCATTCCCAAAGGCGGTTCGCAGCAATTCAACCAGGAAAAAGCATCCGGCAAATGA
- a CDS encoding aminotransferase class I/II-fold pyridoxal phosphate-dependent enzyme yields the protein MTRITDTTPGRTAMIDGRSFLFFSGFSYLGMHASPAFRELLAAGTARFGSVHPSSRISNLQLRLYEELEHALATLLHRQSAVCFSSGYLAAQAAVTYAHGKGELLYAPGVHPAICYPGAQLPEGSVQDWLSNIIDIVNQGDDHRYVLVCDAVHPLTATIHDFSPLQLIRKKVLVLLDDSHGVGLLGDEGEGITASLPENPALHYLITASLAKAFSLEGGFIAGHAADIAAIRKLPLFTASTPMIPANAHAFLHAREVFATARRTLRQRIQTFANLTAGIPALQHTHPLPVFAIRETATDEKTQQDERHTVQLDTHQHIYEYLLNLDTLISSFAYPDPQGARINRIILSALHTPSDLEILAEHLTRFYSSIQ from the coding sequence ATGACCCGGATCACAGATACAACACCCGGCAGAACGGCCATGATAGACGGCAGGAGCTTCCTTTTCTTTTCCGGCTTCAGCTACCTGGGCATGCATGCCTCACCGGCTTTCCGGGAATTGCTGGCCGCAGGCACCGCCAGGTTCGGCAGCGTGCACCCTTCGTCCCGCATATCGAACTTGCAGCTAAGGCTATACGAAGAACTGGAGCATGCCCTGGCCACGCTGCTGCACCGGCAGTCCGCCGTGTGCTTCTCCTCCGGTTACCTCGCCGCGCAGGCTGCTGTTACCTATGCCCACGGCAAAGGCGAGCTGCTATACGCGCCCGGCGTACATCCCGCGATCTGCTACCCCGGCGCACAGCTGCCCGAAGGATCGGTACAGGACTGGCTTTCGAATATTATCGATATAGTGAACCAGGGCGATGATCACCGCTATGTACTGGTATGTGACGCCGTTCACCCGCTGACAGCCACTATTCACGACTTTTCTCCCCTGCAGCTGATCCGGAAAAAAGTACTGGTGCTGCTGGATGATTCCCACGGCGTAGGGTTGCTGGGCGATGAAGGCGAAGGCATCACTGCCTCGCTCCCGGAAAACCCGGCCCTGCATTACCTCATTACCGCCTCGCTGGCCAAAGCTTTCAGCCTGGAGGGCGGTTTCATTGCCGGCCATGCGGCGGACATCGCCGCCATCCGGAAACTGCCGCTGTTCACGGCCAGCACGCCCATGATACCCGCGAATGCCCATGCTTTCCTCCATGCCCGGGAGGTCTTTGCTACCGCCCGGAGAACACTGCGGCAGCGCATCCAGACCTTCGCGAACCTCACCGCCGGTATTCCCGCACTGCAGCATACGCATCCGCTCCCGGTATTCGCCATCCGCGAAACCGCTACAGATGAGAAAACGCAGCAGGACGAGCGGCATACCGTTCAGCTGGACACGCATCAGCATATATATGAATACCTCCTGAACCTGGATACGCTGATATCCTCCTTTGCCTATCCGGACCCGCAAGGGGCCAGGATCAACCGCATCATCCTGTCCGCCCTCCATACGCCGTCAGACCTGGAGATACTGGCAGAACACCTCACCCGATTCTATTCATCCATCCAATAA
- a CDS encoding TraB/GumN family protein — MLRRTIVTIALLLLLLPTFAQHSLLYRISGKDLPQPSYLFGTIHLICPDDFFVSEELKKAFSAAKTVYLEMDMDDPALMSGLMKAMQETDEDYKLENIFKPEDFARLKQYLKDSMKMDITFFQQMKPMMIMSTIMQRALRCPVPASYEMTFLTMAKEQNKTVEGLEKLDDQINVFDEMADSTESRMIMDYVNDMEKQRDYFTRIVAAYRQQDISKIHDFIKETPDMAGYEDVMVYDRNRNWIPVIEKAAQKETTLFACGAMHLGGDQGVVELLRKKGYKVEPIPNTISSSGQR; from the coding sequence ATGCTCAGAAGAACTATCGTTACCATCGCGCTCCTCCTGTTGCTGTTACCCACTTTTGCACAGCATTCGCTGCTGTACAGGATCTCCGGCAAAGACCTGCCGCAACCCTCCTATCTCTTCGGCACCATCCATCTGATCTGTCCGGATGACTTTTTTGTATCCGAAGAACTGAAAAAAGCCTTTTCAGCAGCCAAAACCGTTTACCTCGAAATGGATATGGACGATCCGGCGCTGATGAGCGGGCTGATGAAAGCCATGCAGGAAACGGATGAAGATTACAAACTGGAGAATATTTTCAAGCCGGAAGATTTTGCCCGGCTTAAACAATACCTGAAAGACAGCATGAAGATGGATATCACCTTCTTCCAGCAAATGAAGCCCATGATGATCATGTCTACCATCATGCAGCGGGCGCTGCGCTGCCCTGTTCCCGCTTCCTACGAAATGACCTTCCTGACGATGGCGAAAGAGCAGAACAAAACGGTAGAAGGCCTCGAAAAGCTGGACGATCAGATCAATGTGTTCGACGAGATGGCCGATAGTACCGAAAGCCGCATGATCATGGATTATGTGAACGACATGGAAAAGCAGCGGGACTATTTCACCCGTATCGTAGCGGCCTACCGGCAGCAGGACATCAGCAAGATACACGACTTCATCAAAGAAACCCCCGATATGGCCGGTTATGAAGATGTCATGGTATATGACCGCAACCGCAACTGGATCCCGGTCATAGAAAAAGCCGCACAGAAAGAAACCACACTCTTCGCCTGCGGCGCCATGCACCTCGGCGGGGATCAGGGCGTGGTGGAGCTGCTACGCAAAAAGGGGTATAAAGTCGAGCCCATCCCGAATACGATTTCCTCTTCCGGCCAGCGTTGA
- a CDS encoding outer membrane beta-barrel family protein — MKLITLLSASILTLSAQAQQKKDSVPPVKQLKEVNVTATAPVITMQGGTMVMNVSKSATAAGATAWEVLQKAPGVIADNTDNLQLNGKSVTVYIDGRPSRLAGEDLKTFLNSTPAGSIDKLELMSNPSTKYDAQGAAIINIKMLKSKDFGTNGTLNLSAGFGRYPRTSEGFTLNHRSNSKVNFYGSYDHLYARQFTHTTSDRLFPDAYTLEDSDYARDNRHSHNLKAGADVDFSKNTAAGILLKGSFSNRGRWAENNTALNAGGDSTFFQLADGRQSIVNPSLNVYFKTGSEKKKNELSINADYFSYSKDWDDAFNARYLDAVKLPIGEAAYIRNNSISDIRLYSLSADYTQTFAFAKLEAGLKTTFTKTDNDMIWENKVGDDWQNDAGKTNHFIYRENVNAAYAGLSKTIKQFTFNTVLRAEHTYASGNSLTIAQKFRRDYVQLFPSASISYAKDAMNQFSLSYRKSINRFGYEIVNPFITYKNAYTYMQGNPDIRPVLNHAVDLTWSHKYQLFTTLGFTRSKDNLSMVFRQDPETRILVSSFDNQASFNVAYANIVFTKQVFKKLRTTWTLTGLYMDVNTMLDGLEYKKKNFGAMLNTQNALTLPAGMTAELGGAIQTPFTFGYASLKTVGYIDFGLRKNVLKGKGSLKLAVNDILNTRQNRFEVKYGTINNLSKMNTDTRVVNLTFNYRFGNSNVKQNKTRKSKIEAEAGRTNTQTM; from the coding sequence ATGAAACTTATAACCCTCCTCTCCGCCTCCATTCTAACCCTCAGCGCCCAGGCGCAACAAAAAAAGGACTCCGTTCCGCCGGTAAAACAGCTGAAGGAAGTCAATGTTACCGCCACCGCTCCTGTGATCACCATGCAGGGCGGTACCATGGTGATGAATGTCAGCAAATCCGCCACAGCTGCGGGCGCTACCGCCTGGGAAGTGCTGCAGAAAGCCCCCGGTGTGATCGCTGACAATACAGACAACCTTCAGCTGAACGGCAAATCCGTTACCGTATATATCGACGGCCGCCCCAGCCGTCTTGCCGGAGAAGACCTGAAAACCTTCCTCAACAGCACCCCCGCAGGCAGCATCGACAAGCTGGAACTGATGAGCAACCCCTCCACAAAATATGATGCCCAGGGCGCCGCTATCATCAATATCAAAATGCTGAAAAGCAAGGATTTCGGCACCAACGGCACCCTCAACCTCAGTGCAGGCTTCGGGCGCTATCCCCGCACATCCGAAGGGTTCACGCTCAATCACCGCAGCAACAGCAAAGTGAACTTCTATGGCAGCTACGATCACCTGTATGCCCGGCAGTTCACCCATACGACCTCAGACCGCCTGTTCCCCGATGCTTACACGCTGGAAGACAGTGATTATGCCCGGGACAACCGCCATTCGCATAACCTGAAAGCCGGGGCGGATGTGGATTTTTCCAAAAACACCGCGGCAGGTATCCTGCTCAAAGGCTCGTTCAGCAACCGCGGGCGATGGGCGGAGAACAATACCGCCCTCAATGCCGGCGGAGACTCCACATTCTTCCAGCTCGCGGATGGGCGGCAATCCATCGTCAACCCATCCCTGAACGTATATTTCAAAACCGGCAGCGAAAAGAAAAAGAACGAACTGAGCATCAATGCAGACTACTTTTCCTACAGCAAAGACTGGGATGATGCCTTTAATGCCCGGTACCTCGATGCCGTAAAACTGCCCATCGGCGAGGCGGCCTATATCCGCAACAATTCCATTTCAGACATCCGCCTGTACTCCCTGAGTGCCGACTATACGCAGACCTTTGCCTTCGCAAAGCTGGAAGCCGGGCTGAAAACCACCTTCACCAAAACGGATAACGATATGATCTGGGAAAACAAAGTGGGGGATGACTGGCAGAACGATGCGGGCAAAACGAACCACTTCATCTACCGGGAAAATGTCAACGCTGCATATGCGGGGCTGAGCAAGACCATCAAACAATTTACCTTCAACACGGTACTGAGAGCGGAACATACCTATGCCAGCGGGAACAGTCTCACTATTGCACAGAAGTTCCGCCGCGACTATGTGCAGCTCTTCCCCAGCGCAAGCATCAGCTACGCAAAAGATGCCATGAACCAGTTCAGCCTCTCCTACCGGAAGAGCATCAACCGTTTCGGGTACGAGATCGTGAACCCGTTCATCACTTACAAGAACGCCTATACGTACATGCAGGGGAACCCGGATATCAGGCCGGTGCTGAACCACGCGGTAGACCTGACCTGGAGCCACAAATACCAGCTGTTCACCACCCTGGGCTTTACCCGCAGTAAAGACAACCTCAGCATGGTATTCCGCCAGGACCCCGAAACCCGCATCCTCGTGAGCAGTTTCGACAACCAGGCCTCCTTCAATGTGGCCTACGCCAACATTGTATTCACCAAACAGGTGTTCAAAAAGCTCCGCACCACCTGGACGCTGACGGGGCTGTATATGGATGTAAATACCATGCTGGACGGGCTGGAGTATAAAAAGAAGAACTTCGGCGCCATGCTCAACACCCAGAACGCCCTCACCCTGCCCGCGGGCATGACCGCAGAACTGGGCGGCGCCATACAGACACCCTTCACTTTCGGGTACGCCTCCCTGAAAACGGTGGGGTATATCGACTTCGGCCTGCGCAAGAATGTATTGAAAGGCAAGGGTTCCCTCAAACTGGCCGTTAACGACATTCTCAACACCCGGCAAAACCGCTTTGAAGTGAAATACGGCACCATCAACAATCTCAGCAAAATGAACACCGATACACGGGTGGTAAACCTTACCTTTAACTACAGGTTCGGCAACAGCAACGTGAAACAGAACAAAACGCGCAAGAGCAAAATTGAAGCCGAAGCCGGCCGTACCAATACGCAAACCATGTGA
- a CDS encoding sensor histidine kinase: protein MLPEIKAFFRSEWKRLLPLFVIAAIYQVLVFVLVYKLDPNLAERSYKPFGGFYVHSIRGTVEFVFTFYLLIFHACLPLLNKRKSWQFVWVVFSVFLVKFSFTALFEYERIDYSTSGGGSPNIEKFMREQKFLFFTISNLIVYFFTLIVSFVVAFFIDFNLRTRRQKELEKQKMDAELSAIKYQINPHFLFNSLSFIYSKTVPLSEEVSHAVLLLSDIMRYALGKEEDAEGKVELTKEITHMKNVIAINQMRFNNKLNIQYSEQIERPDARITPLVLITLVENAFKHGDLLDARNPLVIRTESNSEKIYCYIRNKKKTGPKELSTGIGLNNVRQRLQLMYGDKHTFAVTEKEDFYTAELTIHD from the coding sequence ATGTTGCCAGAGATCAAGGCTTTTTTCAGATCGGAATGGAAAAGATTATTACCACTGTTCGTGATAGCAGCCATTTACCAGGTGCTCGTGTTCGTCCTGGTTTACAAGCTGGACCCCAATCTCGCGGAAAGATCGTACAAGCCCTTCGGCGGCTTCTACGTCCACTCCATACGGGGAACGGTGGAGTTTGTTTTCACCTTCTACCTGCTGATCTTCCACGCCTGCCTGCCCCTGCTGAACAAACGGAAAAGCTGGCAGTTCGTATGGGTAGTGTTCTCGGTATTCCTGGTCAAATTCAGTTTCACGGCGTTGTTTGAATATGAACGGATCGATTACAGCACAAGCGGCGGCGGTTCGCCTAATATCGAAAAGTTCATGCGGGAGCAGAAATTCCTGTTCTTCACCATCAGCAACCTTATCGTTTATTTCTTCACACTGATCGTCTCCTTCGTGGTGGCCTTCTTCATCGATTTCAACCTTCGTACCCGGCGGCAGAAAGAACTGGAAAAACAGAAGATGGATGCAGAGCTGTCCGCCATCAAATACCAGATCAACCCGCATTTCCTCTTCAATTCCCTGAGTTTCATTTACAGCAAGACGGTGCCGCTGAGCGAAGAGGTTTCCCATGCGGTACTGCTGTTGTCCGACATCATGCGTTACGCACTGGGCAAGGAGGAAGATGCGGAAGGCAAAGTGGAGCTGACAAAGGAGATCACCCATATGAAAAATGTGATCGCCATCAACCAGATGCGGTTCAACAACAAGCTGAACATCCAGTACAGCGAGCAGATCGAAAGGCCGGATGCCCGTATCACTCCGCTGGTCCTCATTACACTGGTAGAGAACGCTTTCAAGCACGGCGACCTTCTGGATGCCCGTAATCCGCTGGTGATCAGAACGGAATCAAACAGCGAAAAGATATATTGCTACATCCGGAATAAAAAGAAAACCGGCCCGAAGGAACTGTCCACCGGCATCGGCCTCAATAACGTCAGGCAGCGGCTGCAGCTGATGTACGGGGATAAGCATACCTTTGCAGTAACAGAAAAAGAGGATTTTTACACAGCAGAATTGACCATCCATGATTAA
- a CDS encoding LytTR family DNA-binding domain-containing protein: MINCIIIDDEQHAIDLLTHHIQQTPFLNLLYSTTEPLEGLQLLHQHKVDLIFLDVQMPSMSGIDFIKAINGRSKVILTTAYSEYAMEGFEHEIVDYLLKPISFARFIKGAQRALTLIQPPPAAPKEESDFIFVKTEQKGKLIKINIKDIVFIEGLKNYVKIHTRQGEGIIALLNMKDLEERLPAGEFARTHKSFLLSTACIRMIEGNVVHLEHTKETVPVGDTYREAFMNLMKGKIMTNRK, translated from the coding sequence ATGATTAATTGCATCATTATCGACGATGAGCAGCATGCCATAGACCTGCTGACCCATCATATTCAGCAGACGCCCTTCCTGAACCTGCTCTACTCCACCACCGAACCCCTGGAGGGCCTGCAGTTGCTGCATCAGCATAAAGTGGACCTGATCTTCCTGGACGTACAGATGCCATCCATGAGCGGTATCGATTTCATCAAGGCCATCAATGGCCGGAGCAAGGTCATTCTCACCACAGCCTACAGCGAATACGCCATGGAAGGATTCGAGCATGAGATCGTAGACTACCTGCTCAAACCCATTTCCTTCGCCCGTTTCATCAAAGGCGCCCAGCGCGCGCTTACCCTCATCCAACCGCCACCGGCCGCCCCGAAGGAGGAAAGCGATTTCATCTTTGTAAAAACGGAACAAAAAGGCAAGCTGATCAAAATAAATATCAAAGACATCGTGTTCATAGAAGGCTTGAAGAATTACGTGAAGATACACACCCGCCAGGGGGAAGGCATTATTGCCCTGCTGAACATGAAAGACCTCGAAGAACGCCTGCCGGCGGGGGAGTTCGCCAGAACACACAAGTCATTCCTCCTTTCCACCGCCTGCATCCGGATGATTGAAGGCAATGTGGTGCACCTGGAGCATACAAAAGAAACCGTGCCTGTCGGCGATACCTACCGCGAAGCTTTTATGAACCTGATGAAAGGAAAGATCATGACAAACAGGAAGTAA